The Candidatus Woesearchaeota archaeon genome has a window encoding:
- a CDS encoding ZPR1 zinc finger domain-containing protein, whose amino-acid sequence MAARKKGDAEKKDKDSKGKKEPDSISEEGEKEILREPAVLPGQICPVCSTNNLTLKEEDMDIPYFGPVSVFSMECSNCEFRKSDIESIEKHDAARYSLEVTSEEDMKIRIVKSSSATVKIPYIGNMEPGEFSEGFVTNVEGLLMKFKDILQGIRDNEDEEDEAKDKAKNMMKKIDRTIWGREKVKIIIEDPEGNSAIISDKAVVEKIGKK is encoded by the coding sequence ATGGCTGCAAGAAAAAAGGGAGATGCTGAGAAAAAAGATAAGGATTCCAAGGGAAAAAAAGAGCCAGATTCAATTTCCGAAGAAGGTGAAAAGGAAATTCTCAGGGAACCAGCAGTCCTTCCCGGGCAGATTTGCCCTGTGTGCAGCACCAACAATCTTACTCTCAAGGAAGAAGACATGGACATTCCGTATTTCGGTCCGGTATCTGTTTTCTCAATGGAATGCAGCAACTGCGAATTCAGGAAGTCAGACATAGAAAGCATAGAAAAGCATGATGCTGCAAGATACAGCCTTGAAGTCACTTCAGAAGAGGACATGAAGATAAGGATTGTAAAATCAAGCAGCGCAACAGTAAAGATTCCATACATAGGGAACATGGAGCCGGGAGAGTTCTCAGAGGGCTTTGTCACAAACGTAGAGGGGCTTCTCATGAAGTTCAAGGACATCCTTCAGGGCATAAGGGACAATGAGGATGAGGAAGATGAGGCAAAAGACAAGGCAAAGAACATGATGAAAAAAATTGACAGAACCATCTGGGGAAGGGAGAAGGTAAAAATCATAATAGAGGACCCGGAAGGCAACTCAGCCATAATCTCAGACAAGGCAGTTGTAGAGAAGATTGGAAAGAAGTGA